DNA from Asticcacaulis excentricus:
CCGATCATAGCGTCGTCCTCTATGTCCTGATAGGCGTAGATGGTGTCGTACCCCAGGGTCCAGAAGATCAGACCCGCATAGAAGATGACCGCGGCAAGGCTCAGAGTTCCGGTCATGGTGGCGACGCCCATCAGAAAGCCCCAATTGAAGGTCAGGCCCAGCCACGCCTGCGGCCACCAGGTGATGCGCTTCATAAAGGGATAGGCGGCGACCAGCCCCAAGGACGCTACCCCCAGCCAGATGGCGGTCGGGCTCAGTTGCAACAGGACAAGGAGGCTGATCAGCGAGCACAGGGCGACGAACAACAGGGCCTGTTTGGGGCTGATTTGCCCGGACGGGATGGGACGCAGGCGCGTGCGTTCGACCTGTGCATCGAAATCGCGGTCCACGAAGTCGTTATAGGCGCAGCCCGCCCCACGCATCAAAGCGGAGCCCAGCGCAAACAGGACCAGCCTATAGGCCACCTCCAGCGACCACGGATTCGCCGCCCCGAAAACCAGTCCCATCGCCCCCGGCAGGAACAGCAGCCAGATACCGATGGGCCGGTCGAAACGCCCGAGCCTCAGCCACGGGCGCAGGGGGGCAGGGGCATAGAGATCGACCCAGTTGGCTTTGGGGGCGTCGGGGAGGGCAAGGGGATCGTGAGTCATGGGCCCTCATTTGCGCCTTTCGCGGGCAGGTGTCGAGGCCCAAGGCGCGCGCCTGTTCGTTTCATCGCTAGGCACGAGGTTTGGCAAGCTACCTGTTGGTGATGGCTACTACATTACAAATGGTACATGTTTTAAAATGGTATCTTGCAATAAATAGTAGCTTGTCATATACACCTCTTCATCACGGGGCGCACACGGCTCCGTCGAAAGGAAACCGGAGATGGCTGAAACCATTGACATTCAACTGAAGAAAGGCGTGCTCGGCCTGTGCGTGCTGGCGCTTCTGGCCCGCAACGAGAGCTACGCCTATGAAATCGCTTCCACCCTGTCCGATGCGATCGGAATGGGCGAAGGCACCATCTATCCGCTGATGCGGCGGATGCAGAGCGACGGGCTGGTCGATACGCGACTGGTCGAATCCTCATCGGGACCGTCGCGCAAATATTACCGCCTGACCGAGGCCGGTCACGCGGCACTGGCGGCGCAGGCCGCTGAATGGCGCGGCTTTGCCCGCAGCGTCGATGCGCTGCTGGATGCCGCACCGCCTGAGCCGCAACCGGCTCCTACCGAAACGCAAGAGGGGTAAGGGACATGACCCGCAACGAATTTATCAATCGGCTTAAGCAAGGCCTGACGGGCCTGCCCGCCGCTTCCATCGCCGATGTGGTCGCCGACTACGAAGCCCATTTCACGGACGGCGTCGCCGCCGGTCGCAGCGAGGCCGAAGTGGCTGCTGCCCTGGGTGATCCGGCACGTCTGGCGCGCGAACTGCGGGCCGAAATCGGCCTGAAACAGTGGGAAGACACCAAGTCGCCCTCTTCGGCGGTCAGCGCGGTGTTTGCCGTTCTGGGGCTTGGGGCCATCGACATCCTGATCCTGCTGCCGCTGCTGATGGGCGTCATCGGCACCCTGTTTGGCTTCTTCATGAGCGCTATCGGTATCTTTATCGCCAGCGGCGTCGTCTTCGCGACCGGGGCCTTCTGGATGCCGGGCGGTGTGTTTGCCGCGCTTCTGGGCGGTGTCGGCGGGATGGCTCTGGCCGTTACCATTGCCGGCCTTACCGCTATCGTCAGCGTGTGGCTGGTCAACGGTCTCGTCTGGTACGCCCGTCTGCACTATCGCCTGCTGAAACCCGCGCTTGATGCGCAGAACGCCTGATCGGAGGAGGGAAGACCATGATGATCCGTAAACTTGCCATTATTTCCGGCTCCGCCTTCGTCCTGTCGGTCGCGTGCCTCGCCGGTGCCGCCGGTCTGGCCAGCCATGACATCGCCAAAAACGGCGGGGTGTGGACCCTGTCGGATGTGGGAGATGGAAACAATAACATCCACTTCATGAAGACCACCAAGGCCGATATCGCGCCCACCGTGACGCGCACCCTTGTGTGGAGCGGTAGTGAACAGCTCAAGATCGACGTCCCGGCTGAGGTGGTCTATACTCAGGGGGCCACGCCTTCGGTGACCGTCAACGGGCCTAAGGCCCTGACCGATCGGGTGCGCCTCGAAAACGGACGTCTCTATCTGGCCGATGGGCCGGATGTCGAAAAGGTGGTGCAGTTCCGCTTCGGGCCGGGCCATATCGAAGCCCACGCCAGTGACGAGCTGAAAATCGTCATCACGGCGCCTTCGGTGAAGGATTTCGAGATTTCCGGCGCTGGCGATCTCCGGGTCAGCGCCTACGACCAGCCGACGATTGATCTGCGTATCAGTGGCTCCGGCTCGGCCGAAGTGACGGGTAAGGCCAAGGCGCTGAAGCTCGACATCACCGGTGCGGGCGAAGCCGACCTGTCGG
Protein-coding regions in this window:
- a CDS encoding PadR family transcriptional regulator — encoded protein: MAETIDIQLKKGVLGLCVLALLARNESYAYEIASTLSDAIGMGEGTIYPLMRRMQSDGLVDTRLVESSSGPSRKYYRLTEAGHAALAAQAAEWRGFARSVDALLDAAPPEPQPAPTETQEG
- a CDS encoding DUF1700 domain-containing protein, producing MTRNEFINRLKQGLTGLPAASIADVVADYEAHFTDGVAAGRSEAEVAAALGDPARLARELRAEIGLKQWEDTKSPSSAVSAVFAVLGLGAIDILILLPLLMGVIGTLFGFFMSAIGIFIASGVVFATGAFWMPGGVFAALLGGVGGMALAVTIAGLTAIVSVWLVNGLVWYARLHYRLLKPALDAQNA
- the ubiA gene encoding 4-hydroxybenzoate octaprenyltransferase, with the translated sequence MTHDPLALPDAPKANWVDLYAPAPLRPWLRLGRFDRPIGIWLLFLPGAMGLVFGAANPWSLEVAYRLVLFALGSALMRGAGCAYNDFVDRDFDAQVERTRLRPIPSGQISPKQALLFVALCSLISLLVLLQLSPTAIWLGVASLGLVAAYPFMKRITWWPQAWLGLTFNWGFLMGVATMTGTLSLAAVIFYAGLIFWTLGYDTIYAYQDIEDDAMIGVKSSARALGSQGKSGVSLFYAAAVALTGTGAILGGLSWPLYAGLAAVCLHLFWQVNTLRIDDNARLLKLFKANRETGLLWVAAILIGHWSV
- a CDS encoding GIN domain-containing protein — translated: MMIRKLAIISGSAFVLSVACLAGAAGLASHDIAKNGGVWTLSDVGDGNNNIHFMKTTKADIAPTVTRTLVWSGSEQLKIDVPAEVVYTQGATPSVTVNGPKALTDRVRLENGRLYLADGPDVEKVVQFRFGPGHIEAHASDELKIVITAPSVKDFEISGAGDLRVSAYDQPTIDLRISGSGSAEVTGKAKALKLDITGAGEADLSGLSVEDADVSISGSGDATIAPTGKVKVDVSGSGNVDLQTRPAQLDTRISGAGSVEQD